Proteins encoded in a region of the Sphingomonas sp. HMP9 genome:
- a CDS encoding uracil-DNA glycosylase, with protein sequence MGADQTIDWRNAAASALDWWHEAGVDTLVGDVPRDWFAAPEPLVVPATTPAAPVVAPSAMPLLLADFLAWRSGAQVPEADWSGVSLAAIGPADATVMVLVDCPDRDDGDAGALLSGASGRLLDRMLAAIGLTRDEVHLAAVCAKRPTAGRIQSEVEERLAEIAKHHIGLVAPQRLLILGNAASRAILGTELQAARGRLHGFNHKTAQTKAGDASDMTSVVASYHPRFLIEKPAAKAEAWKDLQMLMGEQMSQKGAR encoded by the coding sequence GTGGGGGCGGACCAAACCATCGACTGGCGAAACGCCGCGGCGAGCGCGCTCGACTGGTGGCACGAGGCTGGCGTCGACACGCTGGTCGGCGACGTCCCGCGCGACTGGTTTGCCGCGCCGGAGCCGTTGGTCGTGCCTGCGACTACGCCTGCCGCGCCGGTCGTCGCGCCGTCCGCGATGCCGCTCCTGCTGGCGGATTTCCTCGCGTGGCGAAGCGGCGCGCAGGTCCCCGAGGCGGACTGGAGCGGGGTTTCGCTGGCGGCGATCGGGCCCGCTGACGCTACGGTCATGGTGCTTGTCGATTGCCCGGACCGGGATGACGGCGATGCGGGCGCATTACTCAGCGGCGCATCGGGGCGGTTGCTCGACCGGATGCTCGCCGCGATCGGTCTGACGCGCGACGAAGTCCACCTTGCGGCGGTCTGCGCAAAGCGGCCGACGGCGGGGCGGATCCAGAGCGAGGTCGAGGAGCGGCTCGCGGAAATCGCCAAGCATCACATCGGCTTGGTCGCGCCGCAGCGGTTGCTGATCCTCGGCAATGCGGCGAGCCGTGCGATCCTCGGGACGGAATTACAGGCAGCGCGTGGGCGTTTGCACGGGTTTAACCATAAGACTGCACAAACGAAGGCCGGTGACGCGTCGGATATGACGAGCGTGGTCGCGAGCTATCATCCGCGGTTTCTGATCGAGAAGCCCGCGGCCAAGGCTGAGGCCTGGAAGGATTTGCAGATGCTGATGGGCGAACAGATGTCGCAAAAGGGCGCACGATGA
- a CDS encoding lytic transglycosylase domain-containing protein — protein sequence MIRTLAIVLGLSALRLPALAATVANEPAGDARLGSTQLVGAPTLEQIPDQLDAGQREAYKTVFAAIRDGKWTDAQIGLDTMKPGPLHAIARAEMYTAKGSPKVEMEPLVALLNEAPELPEAEQISRLAALRGAVGLPPLPVAQRLIWQDGAPRRVRAKSLKGDMIAADLAIKMQPYVKADMGREAQSLLESTPGLTPEALTEWQQKIAWIYFLQGDDSNARMMAAKAQDGVGDWAVQGRWVGALSAWRQNDCANAETGFEGVAARAGDVDLRAAALYWASRADMVCSRPDKIEGRLKAAAQFSESFYGQLARQQLAMKDKGTSVGGLVASDWKVVGKRPNVRVAAALVEVGETDLADTVIRQQAKIGDPREFSNLVRVAEALSLPATTVFLAHNCPQGVTSTAEARYPTPNWTPDSGWHIDKALVYAHTLEESRFRNTVKSPAGAYGLMQIMPAAATDFARERGTAIDMKALTKPSTNMAIGQRHLERLRDMAGVTGGLLPKVIAAYNAGPRPVGDWNAIVHDNGDPLLYIESIPYWETRGYVTTVLRNYWMYEAQGGKKASTSRNALAQGMWPRFPGLPGATAVRMAAKPYTQYHPNVTPLQATVAVNASIGPQSTTVTRAD from the coding sequence ATGATTCGGACTCTTGCTATCGTTCTCGGGCTGAGCGCCCTCCGCCTCCCGGCGCTGGCTGCGACCGTCGCGAATGAGCCTGCCGGCGATGCGAGGCTTGGCTCGACGCAGTTGGTAGGCGCGCCGACGCTGGAGCAGATCCCGGACCAGCTCGATGCCGGCCAGCGCGAGGCGTACAAGACGGTGTTCGCGGCGATCCGCGACGGCAAGTGGACCGACGCGCAGATCGGGCTCGACACGATGAAGCCCGGCCCGCTGCACGCAATCGCGCGCGCCGAGATGTACACGGCCAAGGGCTCGCCCAAGGTCGAAATGGAACCGCTCGTCGCGTTGCTCAACGAAGCGCCCGAGTTGCCCGAAGCCGAGCAGATCTCGCGTCTCGCGGCGCTGCGCGGTGCGGTCGGCCTGCCCCCGCTACCGGTCGCGCAGCGGCTGATCTGGCAGGACGGCGCGCCGCGTCGCGTCCGCGCGAAGAGCCTCAAGGGCGACATGATCGCCGCGGATCTGGCGATCAAGATGCAGCCTTACGTCAAGGCGGACATGGGCCGCGAGGCGCAGTCGCTGCTCGAAAGCACGCCCGGCCTCACCCCCGAGGCGCTGACCGAGTGGCAGCAGAAGATCGCCTGGATCTATTTCCTCCAGGGCGACGATTCGAACGCGCGCATGATGGCCGCGAAGGCGCAGGACGGCGTCGGCGACTGGGCGGTCCAGGGTCGCTGGGTCGGCGCGCTGTCGGCATGGCGGCAGAACGATTGCGCTAATGCGGAGACCGGGTTCGAGGGCGTCGCAGCGCGGGCGGGCGACGTCGACCTTCGCGCAGCGGCGCTGTACTGGGCGTCGCGCGCGGACATGGTGTGCTCGCGCCCCGACAAGATCGAGGGTCGGCTGAAGGCGGCGGCGCAGTTCAGCGAGAGCTTCTACGGCCAGCTCGCACGCCAGCAACTGGCGATGAAGGACAAGGGGACGTCGGTCGGCGGGCTCGTCGCCAGCGACTGGAAGGTCGTCGGCAAGCGCCCGAACGTGCGCGTCGCCGCAGCGCTGGTCGAGGTTGGCGAGACCGATCTGGCCGATACGGTCATCCGCCAGCAGGCCAAGATCGGCGACCCGCGCGAATTCAGCAACCTGGTCCGCGTCGCCGAGGCGCTGAGCCTGCCCGCGACCACCGTGTTCCTCGCGCATAACTGCCCGCAGGGCGTCACGTCGACCGCCGAGGCGCGCTATCCGACGCCGAACTGGACGCCCGACAGCGGCTGGCACATCGACAAGGCGCTGGTCTATGCGCACACGCTCGAGGAATCGCGATTCCGCAATACCGTGAAGAGCCCCGCCGGCGCTTACGGCCTGATGCAGATCATGCCCGCGGCGGCGACCGACTTCGCACGTGAGCGCGGCACCGCGATCGACATGAAGGCGCTGACCAAGCCGTCGACCAACATGGCGATCGGCCAGCGCCATCTGGAGCGACTGCGCGACATGGCCGGCGTTACCGGCGGGCTGCTGCCCAAGGTGATCGCGGCGTATAATGCGGGGCCGCGTCCGGTCGGCGACTGGAACGCGATCGTCCACGATAATGGCGATCCGCTGCTGTATATCGAGAGCATCCCGTACTGGGAGACGCGCGGCTACGTGACCACCGTGCTGCGCAATTACTGGATGTACGAGGCGCAGGGCGGCAAGAAGGCATCGACCAGCCGCAATGCGCTGGCGCAGGGCATGTGGCCGCGCTTCCCCGGCCTGCCGGGGGCGACCGCGGTGCGGATGGCCGCCAAGCCGTACACCCAATATCACCCGAACGTGACGCCGCTACAGGCGACGGTTGCGGTCAATGCGAGCATCGGACCGCAGTCCACCACCGTTACGCGCGCGGACTAG
- the moaB gene encoding molybdenum cofactor biosynthesis protein B — MPIDESRTFLPVRIAVLTVSDTRGLAEDRSGDTLVARLTEAGHLLADRRIEKDDVETIVARLHAWIDDPEVDCVITTGGTGVTGRDVTPEAIEQVAEKMIPGFGELFRMLSYQTIGTSTVQSRACACVSKGTYIFALPGSTGAVKDGWDGILRDQLDSRHRPCNFVELMPRLLER; from the coding sequence ATGCCGATCGATGAGAGCCGGACGTTCCTGCCAGTCCGCATTGCCGTGCTGACGGTGTCGGACACGCGCGGCCTGGCCGAGGATCGCTCGGGCGATACCTTGGTCGCACGGCTGACCGAGGCCGGCCACCTGCTCGCCGACCGTCGGATCGAGAAGGATGACGTCGAGACGATCGTCGCGCGACTGCATGCCTGGATCGACGATCCCGAGGTCGACTGCGTGATCACCACCGGCGGCACCGGCGTGACGGGGCGCGACGTGACCCCCGAGGCGATCGAGCAGGTCGCCGAGAAGATGATCCCCGGCTTCGGCGAACTCTTCCGCATGCTCAGCTACCAGACGATCGGCACCTCGACCGTCCAGTCGCGGGCGTGCGCCTGCGTGTCGAAGGGCACGTATATCTTCGCGTTGCCGGGCTCGACCGGCGCGGTGAAGGACGGCTGGGACGGCATCCTGCGCGACCAGCTCGACAGCCGTCACCGCCCCTGCAACTTCGTCGAACTGATGCCGCGACTGCTGGAACGCTGA
- a CDS encoding outer membrane protein, which produces MRTVTIIAALSAAYATPVLAQSIPMQDGGPEYGAVEKVSGLRIEPRIGYDRVITELNVETATDSAGVREGKSGVTYGGEVGYDTVVNAGTVLGIYGGIDGSSAEQCFPDGFGAQTCLKPGRNLTVGVRGGYLLNPTTLLYIKGGYSNGQIRFDYTDPQFPQDNVRASDTLSGFHAGAGVQAGFGRNFYGKLEYVYTDYNGYEVVDGRDKVSLDFSRHQVVAGLGVRF; this is translated from the coding sequence ATGCGTACAGTCACGATTATCGCAGCACTTTCCGCGGCCTATGCCACGCCGGTGCTGGCACAATCCATTCCCATGCAGGACGGTGGCCCTGAATATGGCGCGGTCGAAAAGGTCAGTGGCCTGCGTATCGAGCCGCGGATCGGATACGACCGCGTCATTACCGAGCTCAATGTCGAGACCGCGACCGACTCGGCCGGCGTGCGCGAGGGCAAGAGCGGCGTCACCTATGGCGGCGAAGTCGGCTACGACACCGTCGTCAACGCGGGCACCGTGCTCGGCATATATGGCGGCATCGACGGGTCGAGCGCCGAACAGTGCTTCCCGGACGGGTTCGGTGCGCAGACGTGCCTGAAGCCTGGCCGCAACCTGACGGTAGGCGTGCGCGGCGGCTATCTGCTCAACCCGACGACGTTGCTGTATATCAAGGGTGGCTATTCGAACGGGCAGATCCGGTTCGATTACACGGACCCCCAGTTCCCGCAGGACAATGTCCGCGCCTCGGACACGCTCAGCGGCTTCCACGCCGGTGCGGGCGTGCAGGCAGGGTTCGGCCGCAACTTCTACGGCAAGCTGGAATATGTCTACACCGACTATAACGGCTATGAGGTCGTCGACGGCCGTGACAAGGTGAGCCTAGACTTCAGCCGGCATCAGGTCGTCGCGGGGCTTGGCGTTCGCTTCTGA
- a CDS encoding PA0069 family radical SAM protein produces MKQARPVRGATRNDESRRFNMPQTEADGDWLDMREGIDGIAPKLWTTVTVETPRTIISRNASPDVPFDRSINPYRGCEHGCIYCFARPSHAFHDLSPGLDFESKLFAKPSAAALLRTELGKPGYAVAPMALGTNTDPYQPIETDWRITRGIIEVLSETDHPLTITTKSDRVVRDIDLLAPMAAKGLAAVAMSITSLDPKVASTVEPRAPHPERRLAAVRKLADAGVPVYVSIAPVIPAITDHEIEHLIARAAEAGATRAFFIPVRLPHEVAPLFRAWLDEHFPDRAGKVMATIASLRGGKDNDPNFFTRMQGQGPWAALLGTRFRIACAKHGLNRERVALRNDLFRAPRGPQGELF; encoded by the coding sequence ATGAAACAGGCCCGTCCGGTTCGTGGTGCGACTCGCAATGACGAAAGTCGGCGGTTCAACATGCCGCAGACCGAGGCGGATGGCGACTGGCTCGACATGCGCGAAGGGATCGACGGGATCGCGCCCAAGCTGTGGACAACGGTGACCGTGGAGACACCGCGAACGATCATCAGCCGCAACGCGTCGCCCGACGTGCCGTTCGATCGCTCGATCAATCCGTATCGGGGGTGCGAACACGGCTGCATCTATTGTTTCGCGCGACCGAGCCATGCGTTTCACGATCTGTCGCCGGGCCTCGATTTCGAGAGCAAGCTGTTTGCAAAGCCCTCCGCGGCAGCATTGTTGCGCACGGAACTGGGGAAGCCGGGCTATGCGGTCGCGCCCATGGCGCTGGGGACGAACACCGATCCGTACCAGCCGATCGAGACCGACTGGCGGATCACCCGCGGCATCATCGAGGTACTGAGCGAGACGGATCACCCGCTGACGATCACCACCAAGTCGGACCGCGTGGTGCGCGATATCGACCTGCTGGCGCCGATGGCGGCGAAGGGACTGGCGGCGGTGGCGATGTCGATCACCTCGCTCGATCCGAAGGTGGCGTCGACCGTCGAGCCGCGCGCGCCGCATCCCGAGCGCAGGCTTGCGGCGGTGCGCAAGCTCGCGGACGCAGGCGTGCCGGTCTACGTATCGATCGCGCCGGTGATCCCCGCGATCACCGATCATGAGATCGAGCATCTGATCGCGCGGGCGGCGGAGGCCGGGGCGACGCGGGCGTTCTTCATTCCGGTGCGGTTGCCGCACGAGGTCGCGCCGCTGTTCCGCGCATGGCTCGACGAGCATTTCCCGGATCGCGCGGGCAAGGTGATGGCGACGATCGCGTCGTTGCGCGGCGGCAAGGACAATGATCCGAACTTCTTCACGCGGATGCAGGGCCAAGGCCCGTGGGCGGCGCTGCTGGGGACACGATTCCGGATCGCGTGCGCGAAACATGGACTCAACCGGGAACGCGTCGCGTTGCGGAACGACCTGTTCCGCGCGCCGAGGGGACCTCAGGGGGAGCTGTTTTGA
- a CDS encoding VOC family protein, with protein MGVTGIGGFFFRARDPEAIRAWYVEHLGVGSVPYGSWETQAGPSVFAPFAVDADYFPTDRPWMLNLRVDDIDSLIATLRTAGVAVITDPEWDMPGYGRFARIQDPEGNPIELWQPDDPA; from the coding sequence ATGGGCGTGACGGGGATCGGCGGTTTCTTCTTCCGGGCAAGAGACCCGGAGGCGATTCGTGCGTGGTATGTCGAGCATCTCGGCGTCGGGTCGGTGCCGTATGGATCGTGGGAGACACAGGCCGGACCGAGCGTCTTTGCGCCGTTCGCGGTCGACGCCGACTATTTCCCGACGGATCGCCCCTGGATGCTCAATCTGCGCGTCGACGATATCGATAGCCTCATCGCGACGCTCCGCACGGCGGGGGTCGCGGTGATAACGGATCCGGAATGGGACATGCCCGGTTACGGCCGTTTCGCCCGCATCCAAGATCCGGAAGGCAACCCGATCGAACTCTGGCAACCCGACGATCCTGCCTGA
- a CDS encoding aminoacyl--tRNA ligase-related protein, with amino-acid sequence MIKRALPVTREADFSAWYQAVISEADLAEESGVRGCMVIRPWGYGIWERIQRLLDDRIKATGHENCYFPLFIPLSYFEKEAEHVDGFAKEMAVVTHHRLKADGYGRLIPDPEAKLEEPLVVRPTSEMVIGAAFARWVQSWRDLPVLINQWANVVRWEMRTRMFLRTSEFLWQEGHTAHSTPQEARDETLKMLEVYRDFAEECLGLHVIAGEKPENERFPGAVATYSIEAMMQDGKALQAGTSHFLGTNFATAQNIRFQNAGGEFEFCNTTSWGVSTRMIGAVIMVHGDDDGLRVPPMIAPWQVVIVPMLRDVPEDAAIVDYCKALQADLAKQSALGEPVRVLLDLKPAKTATKRWGWVKKGAPIVIEVGGRDVAGGNVTVIRRDSLYREDGKLASNAVARDTFVSEVSGMLHDVQATLHVESMNRVKANIVPANDFAAVEAHFADGVKNPGWVDVRWSKPTGAALDTVVERLKALKLTIRNAPMGQTGCDDGACIFTGEPAVERILIGRAY; translated from the coding sequence ATGATAAAGCGCGCACTCCCCGTCACCCGCGAGGCGGATTTTTCCGCCTGGTACCAGGCCGTCATCTCCGAGGCCGATCTCGCCGAGGAATCCGGCGTCCGCGGCTGCATGGTCATCCGCCCCTGGGGCTATGGCATCTGGGAGCGGATCCAGCGCCTGCTCGACGACCGGATCAAGGCCACCGGCCACGAGAATTGCTATTTCCCGCTCTTCATCCCGCTCTCCTATTTCGAAAAGGAGGCGGAACACGTCGACGGCTTCGCCAAGGAAATGGCGGTCGTCACGCATCACCGCTTGAAGGCCGACGGCTATGGTCGCCTGATCCCCGATCCCGAGGCCAAGCTTGAGGAGCCGCTGGTCGTGCGCCCGACCTCCGAGATGGTGATCGGCGCGGCGTTCGCGCGCTGGGTCCAGTCGTGGCGCGACCTGCCCGTGCTGATCAACCAATGGGCCAACGTCGTCCGCTGGGAAATGCGCACGCGGATGTTCCTGCGCACCAGCGAGTTCCTCTGGCAGGAAGGCCACACCGCGCATTCCACGCCGCAAGAGGCGCGCGACGAGACGCTCAAGATGCTCGAAGTGTACCGCGACTTCGCCGAGGAGTGCCTCGGCCTCCACGTGATCGCCGGCGAGAAGCCTGAAAACGAGCGCTTCCCCGGCGCCGTCGCGACCTATTCGATCGAGGCGATGATGCAGGACGGCAAGGCGCTCCAGGCGGGCACCTCGCATTTTCTCGGCACCAATTTCGCGACCGCGCAGAACATCCGCTTCCAGAATGCGGGCGGCGAGTTCGAGTTCTGCAACACCACCAGCTGGGGCGTGTCGACGCGGATGATCGGCGCGGTCATCATGGTTCACGGCGACGACGACGGCCTGCGCGTGCCGCCGATGATCGCACCGTGGCAGGTCGTGATCGTGCCGATGCTGCGCGACGTCCCCGAGGACGCGGCGATCGTCGACTATTGCAAGGCGCTTCAGGCCGACCTCGCCAAACAGTCCGCGCTCGGCGAACCGGTCCGCGTCCTGCTCGACCTCAAGCCTGCCAAGACCGCGACCAAGCGCTGGGGCTGGGTCAAGAAAGGCGCCCCGATCGTCATCGAAGTCGGCGGCCGCGACGTCGCCGGCGGCAACGTCACCGTGATCCGCCGCGATTCGCTTTACCGCGAGGACGGCAAGCTCGCCAGCAATGCCGTCGCGCGCGACACGTTCGTGAGTGAAGTCTCGGGCATGCTGCACGACGTCCAGGCGACGCTCCACGTCGAATCGATGAACCGGGTGAAGGCAAACATCGTCCCCGCCAACGACTTCGCCGCGGTCGAAGCGCATTTCGCAGACGGCGTGAAGAACCCCGGCTGGGTCGATGTCCGTTGGTCCAAGCCCACTGGTGCCGCGCTCGACACGGTCGTCGAACGGTTGAAGGCGCTGAAGCTCACGATCCGCAACGCGCCGATGGGTCAGACCGGATGTGACGACGGCGCGTGCATCTTCACCGGCGAACCCGCGGTGGAGCGGATCCTGATCGGCCGCGCCTACTAA